The sequence AGCTGAAGCTCAGTTTCATTGCTGAGGGCAACCCAAGCAGTTCCTAaacttatttttcaaaattcaaaattgagtTCATTTGGACCCAAAATTAGAAAGAAAAGCCAAGCTTTAAAAGCCACAAATTTGCCTCAAACTCTCCTaacattgcacaaaaaaaaaaaaaaaaaaaatctgtaattttttcacatttgtctgTCTTGAATAGCATGACTtagcagtgttttaaacatcAATGATTCAGAAAAACACCAATAACAAAGAGTGAATCATTCCAGAGTGgatatttacttttttgaacAATGATTAATCTTTATGAGAGAATAAAAGACATCAAGCTCTAAAAAACAGGATAGTTCAgatattctttgtttgtttacaacCATTAAAGgttgacaaaaaattaaataccacaaaactttttcaaaccatgttttaaaacatcatttgtatcaaaaatgtaccaaagctTAAAGGTCCAATCTTCAGTAATATTTTTACATTAGATTTCTAAAAGGTCTTAATGCCAATGTTAACATTCAAGAACTGATTATCTCAATCTTTGATTGATTTTACCACCTCTGCTCAGACTTTTGTATTTGTTGACATGGTATTCAACAGGTGTTgacatcatttcatttttactggAATCGTGCCACACCACTTTAACTACTCTTCAATAAAACAAGCATAAGTCCATATCTTAAATGATTCTTTTAACTAGAACTGAAGAGATGTCCATGTGGCATTCATGTGAGAAACTCTGAGCTGAGCTGCAGGTGAAATCCCTCCAGGTGTTCTTTGAGTTTCTCCCTCACATCCTCCCTCATGCTGATCATAGATTGATCAACAAGCTCTTTGTCGCCACATGCGCCTTCAGCGCTCTCTGCCAGGTGACCAAACTCTGCCAGGGGAACAGTCTGTGACCTGTCTGTGACACCGACGCTCTGCAGTCCATCTTCAGCAGGGACGGGGACCAGAACAAAGGGACCCTCAGCACAGTCCTGGATCCAAAACAGCTGCTGAGCCTCGGCGTCGCCATCAGAGAGCACAAGCTTCTGCTGAGAGCTTGATAATGGGTCGTGAACATCAGGCAGGGGCAGCCCAGGTGGAGTTTGAGCTTGGAGAATGAGGGTAGAATCTGAAGAACTCTCTAGGTTTCTGTCTTTGACTTTTTCAGCTGTACTCAAAGGAGCAGTTTCATCATTTCTGTAGGTGTCATCGTCCACGTCTCCACTTGGTCTCTGTCCCCGCCCACAGTAAAAACACCGCCCTCTCTCTTCATCACCCCAGCCGCTCGTATCCTGAAGAAAACGTCCTCCTAACTCCATCTGCTCCCCTACTCTGTCCTCAAACATGCCTGTATCCTCACATTTATCCTCACCTTCTCCCTCCAGGTTCCCTCCTCGTCTCCGGCGGTCTTTGCTAACGTCTTTTGACACCAGCAGAGCCTGTTTGAGCCGTTTATCTCTCAAACGAATCACGGTGCTCCTCAGACGGTTCTCCCTGCGCCGGGCGGCATGCAGCTGTCGCAGAGCCTTCTCCAGACAGTCGATGGCCTGGTCATAGCGCTTCCGCCACAGCAGGGGGCAGAGCTGAGCGTAGCTGTGCTCCTTGGACAGGTAGAagccaggaggaggaggaaggcgTCTCATGTAGCGAGATGGGGAGACGGGGCGAGGCTCTGGTTCTGCAGGGCTCTCTTCATCCTGAGAGAGGCGCTCAGATGCTGACACCTCTGGCGGATGTTCTGGCTCCTTATCAGGAGTCTCTTTAGGCGCTGCGGTGGAGCTCTCAGTGGCAGGTTCTTCTAATGGTCGAACATCATCCTTTTCCTGTTCTGTGTTCTCCTTCTCACCTGAGTACAGGTTCTTCCtgcaaaattaaagataaagatGGTCAGTTTAAagcatgcatgtgcatgtgAGCAACTGTATGTGCGGAAGCCTACCGGAGGATCTGAGCATCTCTCAATAAATAAATGCCTATTAATATTTCTAAGGCTACAAGAACAAATAATTTCtatgtttaatatcatatcttTCTAATCTAGTTATTGCTGTGTCAGCCCACAGAGAGGGTATGAACAGTGGATCAGTAGTGTTTACCGCATGGGAGCATGTACTCGTTTCTGCAGCCTCCCTGCTCTCTTCGGTTTGGCCGTTGTTGAAGAATTAAACACTGTAGGAAAAGCATCCTCTCTCAGTCTCCTGATCCCACTGTGAGGGAAATAAAGGTCATGTTTAACACTCATATATAATCATCAGCAGCTGTAGGATCATTCTAAGCACATTAGGTTAGTTAATAAGAGAGAAGTTAAAGACTGTAATGGATTATGTGTTTAGGACATGACCTATATCCAGTCAGTTCAAAGCTCTCAGGGGTGAAATGTTGAGAACAAAAGTAGACAAAGTCGCTCTGAGGGTCCCAGGAGTCTGCACGACGGGAGTTGGAGATCCAAAGGTTCCTCCTTGTTGCTCCTTTTGGCAATCTGATGATTACACAACAAACCATAATTAATACAAGTGACAACATTTGGTCCATTTAAGGTAAAAATCATCGCATATATTCGGTTCACATGATTCAGTAGGGCATAGAGAAGAAAATGTGTGATTTGCTGAGGATCTCAACAGAAAACAGTCACATGCATCTTTGTCATCAACACCAAACAAGGATGCAACTCTTGTCTCAAGTAGGATGCCACTATACCAGAACTTTGATATGattacagtcaaaataaaaaaaaagttgatgactgtttgataccacagctaCAAATTTAGAAGACCTATACACCAAATAATGCAGAATCTATTGATTTATTTCCCCAAAAACAAGAAGGGTACTGGTTAGATTGAAATGACAACTGTGGGGCCAGACTAGCCTGCATGCAAAAGTCAAGGAAGGAATGTTTGGATGGCATCATCTTTGAAGGCAGaagacagaatgttggtgaagctggggatgttgggggctttttccctccattaATGCCAAATTGCAGGCCATAGTTAGCAACTTTTGGAGAAGTGGTTGGAACTGGTGAGAAGGTTCCACCAactttccaaaagttgccaacaaaggacAGTCAGTGTACGTGTATGAGGCTGAGTAATAATGTGTTGTTCACAAACAAACAGGCTCTTTAATATGAACCATAGGAGCTTGCTTTTATTTGAGACCCGTTTCCTTCCTTccatttctgtcattatttattCTACATTTAGCCAAAATGGTACCAGATGAAGAGCCATTTTGGGGCCAAAAGACCGGCTGTTATTACTGAGCTAAGCCAAAaaatccagatctctaaaaagagatggatttcccatcgCAACGAgcgaggctggatggacattgactgtggaaacacaagaaaTAACACGGTTTACTGTGACAATCATGTGTGACTGTTGTCTGATTCTGCCCTCCAGACTTTAGACGGGGCCTTTTAatccatgtttgccactgtttCTCTATGAGCTTTTTAGACTTTTTGCCTTAATTTGTCAATACTTTTGGGActcaaaagtagctaaaatggtTGACCCCTTCTTATCTGTGACAGGATGCCATCTTCAAACCTTTATTTGAACTAAAATACAGGGGCTAAAGACCCAAAACACTGCAGACAACACCACTATCAAACATATTAAAGTGACTGATTCAACAAGAGACACAGCCACCTCTTTAAAATATGGATAAATGTGATCCTTGATATGAATTAAGTATGTTTCATGCTCACTTGTGGAAGGTGATTCCAGCATTTCGACTCTCACGGTTGTCCCGAGATTTACAGCCTCCAGCTGAGCAGTGTCTGGGCATCTGAAGAGGAATAAGAGAGGGACACAGGGGAGAGGGAAAAACAAGTATTATTTCTCAAATGGGTGCAAATTTGTGGTGAAAAACAGGGAGGTTGGATTAATATAAAATGTAGCTGAGACATGTTGCAAATGAACAAACGAAGAcaagggccactgaaaaaatgttctttgaGATCCAACTTCCAATcctgaggttaaagtcagaattctgagattacagtcagaattcagaTTTAAATTAGAATTCTAAGAATAatgtcagaaatctgagattaaagataattttgacagaaaatatttttttatcaactcagagaaaaaaaagtaagaggTCTGAGATTAAAGCAAGAATTCTAATACGAAGGTCACtttgattattttatgtttagtttattttcataCTTTATATAATTTCTCCAATATTAAACATTGTTATTGTACATCACATTTTTCTCATACTATGTGGGCAGTGGACCTTTGAACATAGCAATCTGAAATTCTCAATCATTGAAATTAACTTAAATTAATAGTAAATAGTTTTCATACCACAGTATATAAGGCAGAAATGAAAGATAATGTGTTGCAGTTTTCCCCCACAATCTTTCAGCCTCTCGCTGCATCAGTCTTTTTAGTTTTATCGCTTGAGGGCGCTGTTAGTTCTTCATAATTCCCTCCTGACTttgtcaataaagttttcacTGTGAGGAAAAAAACCTGGACATGTCTTTGGTCTTGTTAATGTAAACAGTTAGCGGAGCTGACAGGACAGATTAGAGACGCTAGAACAGAAATTAAGACACTGATACCTTTATATTCAGACTCTGTTACACCGATATTAGAGCAGACAG comes from Cheilinus undulatus linkage group 16, ASM1832078v1, whole genome shotgun sequence and encodes:
- the thap7 gene encoding THAP domain-containing protein 7, producing the protein MPRHCSAGGCKSRDNRESRNAGITFHKLPKGATRRNLWISNSRRADSWDPQSDFVYFCSQHFTPESFELTGYSGIRRLREDAFPTVFNSSTTAKPKRAGRLQKRVHAPMRKNLYSGEKENTEQEKDDVRPLEEPATESSTAAPKETPDKEPEHPPEVSASERLSQDEESPAEPEPRPVSPSRYMRRLPPPPGFYLSKEHSYAQLCPLLWRKRYDQAIDCLEKALRQLHAARRRENRLRSTVIRLRDKRLKQALLVSKDVSKDRRRRGGNLEGEGEDKCEDTGMFEDRVGEQMELGGRFLQDTSGWGDEERGRCFYCGRGQRPSGDVDDDTYRNDETAPLSTAEKVKDRNLESSSDSTLILQAQTPPGLPLPDVHDPLSSSQQKLVLSDGDAEAQQLFWIQDCAEGPFVLVPVPAEDGLQSVGVTDRSQTVPLAEFGHLAESAEGACGDKELVDQSMISMREDVREKLKEHLEGFHLQLSSEFLT